A window from Piliocolobus tephrosceles isolate RC106 chromosome 11, ASM277652v3, whole genome shotgun sequence encodes these proteins:
- the LOC111542659 gene encoding mortality factor 4-like protein 1, with product MAPKQDPKPKFQKGEPVLCFHGPLLYEAKCVKVAVKDKQVKYFIHYSGWNKNWDEWIPESRVLKYVDTNLQKQRELQKANQEQYAEGKMRGAAPGKKTSGLQQKNVDVKIKKNKQKTPGNGDGGSTSETPQPPQKKRARVDPTVENEERFMNRVEVKVKIPEELKQWLVDDWDLVTRQKQLFYLPAKKNVDSILEDYANYKKSRGNTDNKEYAVNEVVAGIKEYFNVMLGTQLLYKFERPQYAEILADHPDAPMSQVYGAPHLLRLFVRIGAVLAYTPLDEKSLALLLNYLHDFLKYLAKNSATLCSASDYEVAPPEYHRKAV from the coding sequence ATGGCGCCAAAGCAGGACCCGAAGCCGAAATTCCAGAAGGGCgagccagtgctgtgctttcatgGGCCTCTTCTTTATGAAGCAAAGTGTGTAAAGGTTGCCGTAAAGGACAAACAAGTGAAATACTTTATACATTACAGTGGTTGGAATAAAAATTGGGATGAGTGGATTCCAGAGAGCAGAGTACTCAAATACGTGGACACCAATTTGCAGAAACAGCGAGAACTTCAAAAAGCCAATCAGGAGCAGTATGCAGAGGGGAAGATGAGAGGGGCTGCCCCAGGAAAGAAGACATCTGGTCTGCAACAGAAAAATGTtgatgtgaaaataaaaaagaacaaacagaaaacacctGGAAACGGAGATGGTGGCAGTACCAGTGAGACCCCTcagcctcctcagaagaaaaggGCCCGGGTAGATCCTACTGTTGAAAATGAGGAAAGATTCATGAACAGAGTTGAAGTTAAAGTAAAGATTCCTGAAGAACTAAAACAGTGGCTTGTTGATGACTGGGACTTAGTTACCAGGCAAAAACAGCTCTTTTATCTTCCTGCCAAGAAGAATGTGGATTCCATTCTTGAGGATTATGCAAATTACAAGAAATCTCGTGGAAACACAGATAATAAGGAGTATGCGGTTAATGAAGTTGTGGCAGGGATAAAAGAATACTTCAATGTAATGTTGGGCACCCAGCTACTCTACAAATTTGAGAGACCACAGTATGCCGAAATTCTTGCAGATCATCCTGATGCACCCATGTCCCAGGTGTATGGAGCGCCACATCTCCTCAGATTATTTGTACGAATTGGAGCAGTGTTGGCCTATACACCTCTGGATGAGAAGAGCCTTGCTTTATTACTCAATTATCTTCACGATTTCCTAAAGTACCTGGCAAAGAATTCTGCAACTTTGTGTAGTGCCAGCGATTACGAAGTGGCTCCTCCTGAGTACCATCGGAAAGCTGTGTGA